In the genome of Methanopyrus kandleri AV19, one region contains:
- a CDS encoding vacuolar-type H+-ATPase subunit K, producing the protein MVSTELTIAAIGAGLAAGVAGVGSGIGQGIAAAAGAGAVAEDEATFGKAIVFSVLPETQAIYGLLTAILIMVGIGLLGAAKAVTVGAALAALGAGLAVGLAGISGIGQGIAAASGIGAVLKDEALFGRAIVYAVLPETQAIYGLLVAIIIMVGSGLLGGAGGKVSLGAGLAAMGAGLAVGLAGTSGIGQGIAAASGIHGVLRKEELFGRLIVFSVLPETQAIYGLLTAILIANFVGLLGGPTSVSVGAGLAAMGAGLAVGLAGTSGIGQGIAAASGIKSLIEEEGVFGRAIVFSVLPETQAIYGLLVAILTLFSLLKPDLSLAAGLAALGMGLAVGIAGTSGIGQGIAAASGIAGVLRKEELFGRLIVFSVLPETQAIYGLLTAILAMFFLGAGKPTLAAGLAAVGAGLAVGFGGTSGIGQGIAAASGIRAMIERAELFVRGMVLSVLPETRAIYGLLIAILALFMMKSGSVGAGLALIGAGLAVGLVGVSGIGQGFTAATGAATLVKNEGFFGRAIIFSVLPETQAIYGLLTAILIMMFAGILGGAGANIGLGAGLAAVGAGLAVGLAGSSAIGQGIAAAAGVGASAEKEELFGRSVVFSILPETQSIYGLLIGILLAVFAMKAGSPVGAGLAALGAGLAVGIAGFSGIGQGIAAAAGIGALKRDPGSFGRSLIFSILPETRSIYGLLVAILVMVGLGLMGGTFSGNEAVGLAALGAGLAIGLAGLSGVGQGVTAATGISNVVKDPGMFGRSLLFSVFPETQAIYGLLIAILIMMFAGILGGSKSPALGVGLAALGAGIAVGMAGTSGIGQGISAAAGARATAEDPGNFGRSIVFSILPETQSIYGLLAGILALTPVLTGAGAHLAAAAGLIGIGAGLAVGVAGTSGIGQGIAAAGGTGALAERTEMFARSLILSILPETRSIYGLLIAILSMSLTGVLGGAGKASLAVGFAAVAAGIAVGFAGLSGIGQGITAARGSASMVRREQVFGKSLVFSVLPETQAIYGLLTAILIVFAALAAS; encoded by the coding sequence ATGGTGAGTACCGAACTCACGATCGCCGCCATCGGAGCGGGTCTGGCGGCCGGCGTCGCGGGTGTGGGTTCCGGTATTGGTCAGGGTATCGCCGCGGCCGCCGGTGCCGGGGCGGTAGCCGAAGACGAAGCGACGTTCGGTAAAGCGATCGTGTTCTCGGTGCTCCCGGAGACGCAGGCGATCTACGGACTACTCACCGCGATCCTGATCATGGTCGGAATTGGACTGCTCGGAGCTGCGAAGGCCGTTACCGTGGGTGCCGCACTAGCGGCCCTGGGTGCGGGTCTCGCCGTGGGACTCGCCGGTATATCCGGTATTGGTCAGGGTATCGCCGCGGCCAGCGGAATAGGGGCGGTACTCAAGGATGAAGCCCTCTTCGGTAGAGCCATCGTGTACGCCGTACTACCGGAGACTCAGGCCATTTACGGACTGCTAGTGGCGATCATCATCATGGTCGGCTCCGGTCTGCTCGGTGGAGCCGGTGGTAAGGTCTCACTGGGAGCGGGTCTGGCGGCGATGGGTGCCGGACTGGCCGTAGGTCTGGCCGGAACGTCTGGTATCGGTCAGGGTATCGCCGCCGCGAGCGGCATTCACGGCGTGCTCCGCAAGGAGGAGCTCTTCGGTAGGCTGATCGTCTTCTCGGTGTTGCCGGAAACCCAGGCCATCTACGGACTACTCACCGCGATTCTGATCGCTAACTTCGTCGGTCTGTTGGGAGGTCCCACCAGTGTTTCAGTCGGTGCGGGTCTGGCGGCGATGGGTGCCGGACTGGCCGTAGGTCTGGCCGGAACGTCGGGTATTGGCCAGGGTATCGCCGCAGCCAGCGGAATCAAGTCCTTGATCGAGGAGGAAGGAGTGTTCGGCCGGGCAATCGTCTTCTCGGTGTTGCCGGAGACTCAGGCCATTTACGGGCTGCTAGTGGCGATTTTAACGCTGTTCTCACTACTCAAGCCAGATCTAAGTCTCGCGGCCGGACTCGCGGCTTTAGGAATGGGTCTCGCCGTCGGAATCGCAGGGACTTCAGGAATCGGTCAGGGTATCGCCGCGGCCAGCGGAATCGCGGGGGTCTTACGTAAGGAGGAGCTCTTCGGTAGGCTGATCGTCTTCTCGGTGTTGCCGGAAACCCAGGCCATCTACGGACTACTGACCGCGATCCTGGCGATGTTCTTCCTGGGTGCCGGAAAGCCGACACTGGCCGCAGGACTGGCCGCCGTCGGTGCAGGTCTCGCCGTGGGCTTCGGAGGAACGTCTGGTATCGGTCAGGGTATCGCCGCCGCGAGCGGAATCAGGGCGATGATAGAGCGCGCCGAACTCTTCGTGCGAGGGATGGTCCTCTCAGTGCTCCCGGAGACGCGAGCGATTTACGGACTGCTGATCGCTATCCTGGCGCTCTTCATGATGAAATCGGGCTCCGTCGGTGCCGGGTTAGCACTCATCGGAGCCGGTCTGGCAGTGGGTCTCGTGGGTGTTTCGGGAATCGGTCAGGGCTTCACCGCGGCGACGGGTGCCGCCACCCTAGTGAAGAACGAGGGCTTCTTCGGTCGAGCTATCATCTTCTCAGTACTGCCGGAGACTCAGGCTATCTACGGACTACTGACCGCGATCCTGATCATGATGTTCGCCGGCATACTGGGTGGAGCGGGAGCTAACATCGGACTGGGAGCGGGCCTCGCCGCGGTCGGTGCCGGTTTGGCGGTCGGATTAGCGGGTAGCTCCGCGATCGGTCAGGGTATCGCCGCGGCCGCCGGTGTCGGAGCGTCCGCGGAGAAGGAGGAGCTCTTCGGTAGATCGGTGGTATTCTCGATCCTGCCGGAGACTCAGTCCATCTATGGATTACTCATCGGCATCCTGCTAGCGGTGTTCGCGATGAAGGCCGGTTCCCCGGTGGGCGCAGGACTCGCGGCTCTGGGAGCGGGATTGGCCGTCGGAATCGCCGGCTTCTCCGGTATCGGTCAGGGTATCGCCGCGGCCGCCGGTATCGGAGCGTTGAAACGGGATCCGGGCTCGTTCGGTCGCTCGCTGATCTTCTCGATCCTGCCGGAGACGCGATCCATCTACGGACTGCTCGTGGCGATACTGGTGATGGTCGGACTCGGCCTGATGGGAGGTACCTTCAGCGGTAACGAGGCCGTCGGCCTAGCGGCCCTCGGCGCCGGTCTGGCCATCGGCTTAGCGGGTCTGTCGGGAGTCGGTCAGGGAGTTACGGCCGCCACGGGTATCAGCAACGTGGTGAAGGACCCCGGAATGTTCGGTCGTTCACTGCTCTTCTCGGTGTTTCCGGAGACGCAGGCGATCTACGGACTGCTGATCGCCATCCTAATCATGATGTTCGCCGGTATACTCGGCGGCTCCAAGAGCCCGGCCTTGGGTGTGGGACTCGCGGCCCTCGGTGCCGGTATCGCCGTCGGTATGGCCGGTACCTCGGGTATCGGTCAGGGTATCTCCGCGGCCGCGGGAGCTCGGGCGACCGCCGAAGATCCCGGTAACTTCGGTCGGTCCATCGTGTTCTCGATCCTGCCGGAGACGCAGTCCATCTACGGATTGCTAGCGGGAATCTTGGCGCTGACACCGGTGCTGACAGGGGCCGGAGCGCACTTGGCGGCCGCCGCCGGTCTGATCGGTATCGGCGCCGGTCTCGCCGTCGGAGTGGCCGGTACCTCGGGTATCGGTCAGGGTATCGCGGCTGCGGGAGGTACCGGTGCACTCGCGGAACGTACGGAGATGTTCGCCAGGTCACTGATCCTGTCCATCTTGCCGGAGACACGATCCATCTACGGACTGCTGATCGCCATCCTGAGCATGTCACTGACGGGAGTACTCGGAGGCGCCGGCAAGGCGAGCCTGGCCGTAGGTTTCGCAGCCGTCGCCGCCGGAATCGCAGTAGGTTTCGCGGGACTATCTGGAATCGGACAGGGTATCACGGCGGCCCGCGGTTCCGCCTCGATGGTGAGACGGGAGCAGGTGTTCGGAAAGTCCCTCGTGTTCTCGGTGCTCCCGGAGACTCAGGCTATCTACGGACTACTGACCGCGATCCTGATAGTGTTCGCCGCCCTCGCGGCCTCTTAA
- a CDS encoding V-type ATP synthase subunit E — MGVEELERKILEDAEKEAEEILEEAKRDAERIREKAEREAEEVRREILDRARREAETRRRREIAQAKLEIRQERLRVKEEYIEKAIERAEEKIRELAEEGRKEYLEFLKRSAIEAVNAISSDEVVLRANENDLMLLDEMLSEIRDETGKDVELGEPVEAVGGVIAESKDGSEAYDNTVDARLRRRRSEIVRRVSETLFGG; from the coding sequence ATGGGCGTAGAGGAGCTCGAGCGTAAGATCCTGGAGGATGCCGAGAAGGAGGCCGAAGAGATCCTCGAGGAGGCGAAACGAGACGCGGAACGTATCCGTGAAAAGGCGGAGCGTGAAGCCGAGGAGGTGCGTCGAGAGATTTTGGACCGTGCTCGGCGTGAGGCTGAGACCCGACGGAGGCGCGAGATAGCGCAGGCCAAGCTGGAGATCCGTCAGGAGAGGCTTCGGGTTAAGGAGGAGTACATCGAGAAGGCGATCGAGCGGGCCGAGGAGAAGATCAGGGAGCTGGCGGAGGAGGGTCGGAAGGAGTACCTGGAGTTCCTCAAGCGTTCCGCCATCGAGGCCGTGAACGCGATTTCCTCCGATGAAGTCGTGCTCCGAGCCAACGAGAACGATCTGATGCTGCTGGACGAGATGCTCTCGGAGATCCGCGACGAGACCGGTAAGGACGTTGAGCTGGGCGAGCCAGTGGAGGCCGTGGGTGGTGTGATCGCGGAGAGTAAGGACGGCTCCGAGGCGTACGACAACACCGTCGATGCCCGGCTCCGTCGCCGGCGCTCCGAGATAGTTAGACGGGTCTCGGAGACGCTCTTCGGGGGATAA
- a CDS encoding V-type ATPase subunit, with product MLGLAGLQDYTLLAVGIIALVTVLSIILSIPITDVVWRYAPYAYPLPRAKAVEAETLSDEDYEELKDAPVRDLVTRLEELGVEPEAARAVLDGNTAPLEIELKRRAVESVMERIVETSPEDVSELARALIAKYELEDIKAVLRARHAGEEPKHLVDAPVLLGAETWRELKEARSVPEVVDYLRGTPYDRGLEEALREYEETGSLLPLELALDRAYYEHLWDLVVSEKVDEELARLVGLEIDLYNVEVALRGAILNLDPERVLEAMAEGGWELAEWRKRELAEAEDPLEVVERLSGTSLGPYLEEAAEEYSEGRGVQVFDEALRKARYELAREIAGSDLIGAPAVVHAVYEKQREVDNVISLVNAKVADVETMLV from the coding sequence TTGCTAGGACTGGCCGGCCTGCAAGATTACACCCTTCTCGCCGTCGGGATCATCGCGCTGGTCACGGTGCTCTCGATAATCTTGTCCATACCGATCACCGACGTCGTTTGGCGGTACGCCCCCTACGCTTACCCGCTCCCCAGGGCCAAGGCCGTCGAGGCGGAGACGCTATCCGACGAGGATTACGAGGAACTCAAGGACGCCCCGGTGCGGGACCTGGTCACCAGGCTCGAGGAGCTCGGAGTCGAGCCTGAAGCAGCCCGGGCGGTACTCGACGGGAACACGGCTCCACTCGAGATAGAGCTCAAGCGCCGTGCCGTCGAGTCCGTGATGGAGAGAATCGTCGAGACCAGCCCGGAGGACGTTTCCGAGCTGGCGCGGGCCCTGATAGCCAAGTACGAGCTAGAAGACATCAAGGCGGTACTGCGTGCGCGCCATGCGGGTGAGGAACCAAAACACCTCGTGGACGCGCCCGTACTGCTCGGAGCGGAAACCTGGCGAGAGCTAAAGGAAGCGCGCTCAGTCCCGGAGGTCGTAGACTACCTACGCGGAACTCCGTACGATCGCGGATTAGAGGAGGCCCTGCGTGAGTACGAGGAGACGGGCTCTCTACTACCGCTGGAGTTGGCCCTTGATAGGGCTTATTACGAGCACCTGTGGGATCTGGTGGTAAGCGAGAAGGTTGACGAGGAACTGGCCAGGCTGGTCGGCCTTGAGATCGACCTATACAACGTGGAGGTCGCGCTTCGAGGTGCGATCCTGAACCTGGACCCGGAACGTGTGCTCGAGGCTATGGCGGAAGGCGGCTGGGAGCTGGCCGAGTGGAGGAAGCGGGAGCTGGCGGAAGCCGAAGATCCCCTAGAGGTCGTCGAGAGACTCTCAGGGACTTCCCTCGGGCCGTACTTGGAGGAAGCCGCCGAGGAGTACTCGGAAGGGCGTGGAGTTCAGGTCTTCGACGAAGCCCTCCGTAAAGCCCGCTACGAGCTGGCCCGAGAGATCGCGGGGTCCGATCTCATCGGAGCACCGGCCGTGGTGCACGCGGTGTACGAGAAGCAGCGTGAGGTCGATAACGTGATCTCCCTAGTCAACGCCAAGGTGGCGGACGTCGAGACCATGTTAGTGTAG
- a CDS encoding V-type ATP synthase subunit F: MYVVAAVVNGSVASGFRLVGVRTIDADREDPKEAVKKLASDPEVGVIILTEDVAEKVKEEVEEIQREKVSRGEATPIFVTVPGPEGPTEEFEIEEIVKKAVGVEIDLERIER, encoded by the coding sequence GTGTACGTAGTAGCCGCCGTGGTGAACGGGTCCGTCGCCTCGGGGTTCAGGCTCGTCGGCGTGCGAACGATCGACGCGGACCGTGAGGATCCTAAGGAGGCCGTGAAGAAGCTCGCTTCGGATCCGGAGGTTGGGGTGATCATTCTCACCGAAGATGTGGCCGAAAAGGTGAAGGAAGAGGTAGAGGAGATCCAGCGGGAGAAGGTCTCTCGAGGTGAAGCTACTCCTATTTTCGTGACCGTTCCCGGACCGGAAGGCCCAACCGAGGAGTTCGAGATCGAGGAGATAGTTAAAAAGGCGGTAGGAGTGGAGATCGACCTCGAACGCATCGAGCGTTAG